The Antarcticibacterium sp. 1MA-6-2 genome has a window encoding:
- a CDS encoding acetyl-CoA hydrolase/transferase family protein, translated as MIPQLKIVSAQDAVSLVKSGQRIFLQGAAMTPNTLINALCERYAELQEVELFQIHTEGIAKYTTAPYSEAFKTNSCFVGGNVRESVNSEYGAYIPIFLSEIHLLFRKNILPIDIAFIQVSPPDKHGYCSLGVSVDITLPAIQTAKKVIAQVNPNVPRTHGDGIIHVSSIDAAIEVNEPIHSTHINIPTEIEQQIGKHVAELIEDGATLQMGIGGIPNVVLNNLLNHKRLGIHTEMFSDGILPLVEKGIITGEDKKVKTGKIVTCFAVGSPKMYNFIDDNPIVHFKEAAYTNDTAIIRQNPKVTAINSAIEIDLTGQVCADTIGKYQYSGVGGQMDFIRGASLSEGGKAIIAMPSVTNKGVSKIVPYLKEGASVTTTRAHVHYIATEYGIVDLYGKNLKQRAKALISIAHPNHREQLEQEFYSRFQQVV; from the coding sequence ATGATCCCCCAGCTAAAAATAGTATCAGCACAGGATGCCGTCTCCCTTGTAAAATCAGGACAACGGATTTTCCTCCAGGGTGCTGCAATGACTCCCAATACATTAATTAATGCCTTGTGTGAGCGTTATGCGGAATTACAGGAAGTTGAATTATTTCAAATTCATACCGAAGGAATAGCGAAGTATACGACTGCCCCCTACAGTGAGGCATTTAAAACTAACAGCTGCTTTGTGGGTGGGAACGTAAGAGAGTCAGTCAATTCAGAATACGGTGCTTATATCCCCATTTTTCTAAGTGAAATTCATTTGTTATTTAGAAAAAACATTCTCCCTATAGATATTGCGTTTATCCAGGTTTCCCCTCCCGATAAGCACGGCTATTGTTCCCTTGGAGTTTCTGTAGACATTACTTTACCTGCAATTCAAACAGCCAAAAAGGTAATTGCGCAGGTCAATCCTAATGTCCCACGTACTCACGGGGATGGGATAATACACGTGAGCAGTATTGATGCAGCCATAGAAGTAAATGAGCCCATTCATTCTACCCATATTAATATCCCTACAGAAATTGAACAACAAATAGGAAAACATGTAGCTGAATTAATTGAAGATGGCGCCACCCTGCAAATGGGAATTGGTGGTATTCCAAATGTAGTTTTAAATAACCTCCTCAACCACAAAAGACTAGGTATCCATACCGAAATGTTTTCCGACGGAATACTGCCTCTGGTGGAAAAAGGAATTATTACAGGGGAAGACAAAAAAGTTAAAACCGGAAAGATCGTTACCTGTTTTGCTGTTGGTTCACCCAAAATGTACAATTTTATAGACGATAACCCCATCGTCCATTTTAAGGAAGCAGCTTATACTAATGACACCGCCATTATAAGACAAAACCCTAAAGTAACGGCAATAAATTCAGCAATAGAAATAGATCTAACGGGACAGGTTTGTGCAGACACAATTGGAAAATATCAATATTCCGGAGTGGGTGGACAAATGGATTTTATTCGGGGTGCCTCTTTATCTGAAGGTGGGAAAGCAATTATAGCTATGCCTTCAGTAACAAATAAAGGAGTATCTAAAATTGTTCCATATTTAAAGGAAGGAGCTAGCGTTACTACAACGAGAGCACACGTTCATTATATAGCTACAGAATACGGAATTGTAGATCTTTATGGTAAAAACCTGAAGCAAAGAGCAAAAGCACTTATTTCCATTGCACATCCCAATCACCGGGAACAGCTGGAACAGGAATTCTATAGCAGATTCCAACAAGTAGTTTAG
- a CDS encoding YceI family protein yields MKNLLLCLLVFCLGFTGFSQNSYEKKTVRILPDSHLKITGDTNISKFKCDFNTARLERTSSVEYKVHENHIKFSNATLKLENEGFDCGNKAINKDFHSLLKTDKYPQISLELTEIHLYKEKSGKAYVTITIAGNKKDYTLPVEISKKASAANYAGTLKLDIRDFDLEPPKKMFGLIVIKDEIEIDFNLAVKFL; encoded by the coding sequence ATGAAAAATTTACTGTTATGTTTGCTGGTTTTTTGCCTGGGCTTTACAGGCTTTTCGCAAAATAGTTATGAGAAGAAAACAGTACGAATTTTACCAGACAGTCACCTTAAAATCACAGGTGACACCAATATTAGCAAATTTAAATGCGACTTTAATACTGCTCGTCTTGAACGAACATCTTCTGTAGAATATAAGGTGCACGAAAACCATATAAAGTTTTCCAATGCCACACTAAAACTGGAAAATGAAGGCTTTGACTGCGGAAATAAAGCTATAAATAAAGATTTTCATTCCCTGCTAAAGACGGATAAATACCCCCAAATTTCTCTGGAATTAACCGAAATTCATTTATATAAGGAGAAAAGCGGTAAGGCGTACGTCACAATTACAATAGCAGGAAATAAGAAAGATTATACATTACCTGTTGAAATCTCAAAAAAAGCCTCTGCAGCTAATTATGCAGGAACTTTAAAACTTGACATTCGGGATTTTGATCTTGAACCACCTAAAAAGATGTTTGGTTTAATAGTAATTAAAGATGAGATCGAAATAGATTTTAATCTCGCTGTAAAATTTTTGTAA
- a CDS encoding YceI family protein, translating into MKTLKNIKLVVGTVLMMVVTAQFSIAQTYNLNNTASTLKVEGTSNVHDWEVVAKDQKGKLVAEFADGQLVKISQLEFAVQAESLKSGKSGMDKNTYKALKTDSNKDITYKLNKVNNIDCVTAGSCKVTTSGTLTIAGTSKPVEITFDAKVTGDKVTLTGSKSLKMTEFKVDPPTAMFGTITTGDQVNIKFQSTFSK; encoded by the coding sequence ATGAAAACTCTAAAGAACATTAAACTGGTAGTAGGAACTGTACTAATGATGGTGGTAACTGCTCAATTTTCTATAGCCCAAACTTATAATCTAAATAATACAGCTTCCACTTTAAAAGTAGAAGGAACCTCTAACGTTCACGACTGGGAAGTAGTGGCAAAAGACCAAAAAGGGAAACTTGTGGCAGAGTTTGCCGATGGTCAACTGGTAAAGATCAGCCAACTGGAATTTGCAGTACAGGCTGAAAGCTTAAAGAGTGGAAAATCCGGGATGGATAAGAATACTTACAAAGCTTTGAAGACAGATAGTAACAAAGACATCACTTACAAGCTGAACAAGGTAAACAATATAGACTGTGTCACTGCCGGAAGCTGTAAAGTAACCACCAGCGGAACTCTCACTATAGCCGGAACATCAAAACCTGTAGAGATCACTTTTGACGCTAAAGTAACAGGAGACAAAGTAACCCTTACCGGAAGCAAAAGCTTAAAAATGACTGAATTCAAGGTAGATCCTCCAACAGCGATGTTTGGTACCATTACTACCGGGGACCAGGTCAACATAAAATTTCAATCAACATTTTCTAAATAA
- a CDS encoding sulfite exporter TauE/SafE family protein: MLYTAFILGLLGSFHCIGMCGPIAFMLPVSRDNKLKKFFQIFLYHGGRLLAYSTIGLVFGVVGKSLNLFGMQQQLSIFIGILMILVILIPAAKFNKYNFSRPINRFIGKIKFSMGAAFKKKTPDTFFTIGFLNGLLPCGLVYMAVFGAVATGSILSGSAYMLLFGLGTMPLMTTAVYFSNLLSNSLRLKMRKLVPVFIIIIGSLFILRGLGLGIPYVSPQPVNQQVTATLNCH; the protein is encoded by the coding sequence ATGCTTTACACCGCTTTTATATTAGGCTTGCTCGGCAGTTTCCACTGTATAGGAATGTGTGGGCCTATTGCTTTTATGCTTCCGGTTTCACGGGATAATAAGCTAAAGAAGTTTTTTCAAATTTTTCTGTACCATGGTGGGAGGCTTCTGGCCTACAGTACCATTGGGCTTGTTTTTGGCGTGGTGGGCAAAAGCCTGAATCTCTTTGGAATGCAGCAACAACTTTCAATTTTTATTGGGATTTTAATGATCCTGGTGATCCTGATACCTGCAGCAAAATTTAATAAATATAATTTCTCCCGGCCTATAAACAGGTTCATTGGAAAAATAAAGTTTTCTATGGGTGCAGCATTTAAAAAGAAAACCCCGGATACTTTTTTTACTATTGGTTTTTTAAATGGGCTTTTACCTTGTGGGCTTGTATACATGGCAGTATTTGGTGCGGTTGCTACAGGAAGTATTTTGAGCGGAAGTGCATATATGCTGTTGTTTGGCCTGGGAACAATGCCCTTAATGACTACAGCGGTTTATTTCAGCAACCTCTTAAGTAACAGCTTACGGCTGAAGATGAGAAAACTTGTACCTGTTTTTATAATCATTATAGGCAGTCTTTTTATCTTACGAGGTCTTGGTTTGGGAATACCCTATGTCTCACCTCAACCTGTAAACCAGCAGGTTACAGCTACTTTAAATTGTCATTAA
- a CDS encoding FixH family protein: MKISWGTAIVLAIISFMTFILYLVISMTTDKNFNHDLVTEEYYKQELSFQGKLDRETNSLNLLSNIKASVENEGVVIYFPENLNYEDVKGSIFLYRPSDKELDFTIPIELTAHQVLIPAKFLKEGRWNIEIDWSYLGESYYFKKEFTY; this comes from the coding sequence ATGAAAATTAGCTGGGGAACAGCCATTGTGCTGGCAATAATTAGTTTTATGACCTTTATTCTATACCTGGTCATTTCAATGACAACAGATAAGAATTTTAATCACGACCTGGTCACAGAGGAATATTATAAACAAGAGCTGTCTTTTCAGGGAAAGCTGGACCGTGAAACGAATTCCCTAAACCTTCTCTCGAATATTAAGGCTTCTGTAGAAAACGAAGGTGTGGTAATATATTTTCCCGAAAATTTAAATTATGAGGATGTGAAGGGATCTATTTTTCTCTACAGGCCCTCAGACAAGGAACTGGATTTTACCATTCCTATTGAGCTAACTGCCCATCAGGTTTTAATTCCTGCAAAATTCCTGAAAGAAGGACGCTGGAATATTGAGATCGATTGGTCATACCTGGGGGAATCCTACTATTTCAAAAAAGAATTTACATACTAA
- a CDS encoding c-type cytochrome, whose protein sequence is MQKNCTRSYRCKYCRTSHLSQEDVDAGKSIYVANCAACHKVDAGGGIGPNLTDDYWILGGGIKNVFHTISEGGRSGKGMISWKTNLKPREMAQVASYILSLHGATPVDAKEPEGEIWMDEDALIDDVNFKEIDSTTMEIIIEDDPIDLDLKTEKE, encoded by the coding sequence ATACAAAAAAACTGCACCCGATCTTATAGATGCAAATACTGTAGAACTTCTCACCTAAGCCAGGAAGATGTAGATGCAGGAAAAAGCATTTATGTAGCCAATTGTGCAGCGTGCCATAAAGTAGATGCCGGGGGAGGTATAGGTCCAAATCTAACAGATGATTACTGGATATTGGGCGGCGGAATCAAAAATGTCTTCCATACCATTTCTGAAGGAGGCCGTTCCGGGAAAGGAATGATATCATGGAAAACGAATCTAAAGCCAAGAGAAATGGCACAGGTAGCAAGCTATATTCTTAGTCTTCACGGCGCAACTCCTGTAGATGCTAAAGAACCAGAAGGTGAAATATGGATGGACGAGGACGCATTAATTGATGACGTGAATTTCAAAGAAATTGATTCAACTACAATGGAAATAATTATAGAGGACGACCCTATTGACCTGGATCTAAAAACAGAAAAAGAATAA
- a CDS encoding cbb3-type cytochrome c oxidase N-terminal domain-containing protein, whose protein sequence is MRNLIPAWLRVTAIFLVIIGLTEYFIDSGKNLAIIENPILQVVLLVALLFLISAEVIVSAIENTMFKTLSEEAKENYMRAEQAKAEKYNLKKIMRKWSGTRPLSEERDLELDHNYDGIKELDNTLPPWWLYSFYATIIFAGAYMAWYHVFDGITQEQEYQMEMAEANIQIEEYKKTAPDLIDANTVELLT, encoded by the coding sequence ATGAGAAATCTAATTCCTGCCTGGTTACGGGTAACCGCAATCTTTTTAGTAATAATCGGCTTAACTGAATATTTTATTGATTCCGGAAAAAACCTGGCTATTATTGAAAACCCCATCCTTCAGGTGGTGCTGTTGGTAGCCTTGTTATTCCTGATTTCTGCTGAAGTAATTGTTTCTGCGATTGAAAATACCATGTTCAAAACTCTTTCCGAAGAAGCGAAAGAGAATTACATGAGAGCCGAACAGGCAAAAGCCGAAAAATACAACCTGAAAAAAATAATGAGAAAATGGTCTGGCACCCGGCCGTTATCTGAAGAAAGAGACCTGGAACTGGACCACAATTACGATGGAATTAAGGAGTTGGACAATACGCTCCCGCCCTGGTGGCTTTACTCCTTCTATGCTACAATAATTTTTGCAGGTGCCTATATGGCCTGGTATCATGTTTTTGATGGAATAACTCAGGAGCAAGAGTATCAAATGGAAATGGCAGAGGCCAACATCCAGATCGAAGAATACAAAAAAACTGCACCCGATCTTATAGATGCAAATACTGTAGAACTTCTCACCTAA
- a CDS encoding CcoQ/FixQ family Cbb3-type cytochrome c oxidase assembly chaperone, translating into MFKFIKGHMETIAGVEVYPIISLLIFFIFFVLLFWWVLTANKEYIKGMEEIPLESENEQTL; encoded by the coding sequence ATGTTCAAATTTATAAAAGGCCATATGGAGACAATAGCGGGGGTAGAAGTCTACCCCATCATCTCCCTTCTCATCTTCTTTATATTCTTTGTATTGCTATTCTGGTGGGTTTTGACTGCCAATAAGGAATACATAAAAGGTATGGAAGAAATTCCTCTCGAATCTGAAAACGAACAAACACTATGA
- the ccoS gene encoding cbb3-type cytochrome oxidase assembly protein CcoS — protein MSVIYVLLTISIIVALVFFVAFIYAVKRGQFDDDYTPSVRILFDDELVKKRKPNL, from the coding sequence ATGAGTGTAATATATGTATTGCTGACTATAAGTATAATTGTGGCGCTGGTATTTTTTGTCGCCTTCATTTATGCTGTCAAAAGAGGACAGTTTGATGATGATTATACACCTTCTGTACGAATACTATTTGATGACGAACTAGTCAAAAAAAGAAAACCAAATCTGTAA
- a CDS encoding c-type cytochrome encodes MNPGLYVYHCATAPVGMHIANGMYGLILVEPEGGLPPVDKEYYIMQGDFYTEGENGERGLQAFDMQKAIDEDADYVVFNGSTNSLTGENAITAEVGETVRLFVGNGGPNLVSSFHVIGEIFDKVRVEGGSMVNENVQTTLVPAYGAAIVEFKVDVPGNLVLVDHSIFRAFNKGALGILKIEGKENKKIFGGKIEEKVYQPGKKLPIDGESADKSLEIDLTSASGGEKIEKGKAIYASSCLACHQATGTGIPSVFPPLANSDYLNKDVHKAIGAVKFGLSGEITVNGAKYNSVMPPQNLSDEDVANVLTYIYSNWGNNKTDVTSQMVKQVK; translated from the coding sequence ATGAATCCCGGGCTATATGTTTACCACTGCGCTACTGCACCTGTAGGGATGCACATAGCAAACGGGATGTACGGTCTTATCCTTGTAGAGCCAGAAGGAGGTTTGCCACCAGTAGATAAAGAATATTATATCATGCAGGGAGACTTTTATACTGAAGGTGAAAATGGCGAAAGAGGTTTACAGGCTTTTGATATGCAAAAGGCTATAGACGAAGATGCCGATTATGTGGTATTTAATGGTAGTACAAATTCTCTTACAGGAGAAAATGCAATTACCGCCGAGGTAGGAGAAACTGTGAGACTGTTTGTTGGAAATGGGGGACCTAACCTGGTATCATCTTTCCACGTAATAGGGGAAATATTTGACAAAGTACGTGTTGAAGGTGGTAGTATGGTAAATGAAAATGTACAAACCACCCTTGTACCTGCTTATGGTGCAGCTATTGTAGAGTTTAAAGTAGATGTACCAGGGAATCTGGTTCTCGTTGACCATTCCATCTTTAGAGCCTTTAATAAGGGAGCTCTTGGTATTCTTAAGATAGAAGGAAAAGAGAACAAGAAGATCTTTGGTGGTAAAATAGAAGAAAAAGTTTATCAGCCCGGTAAGAAATTACCAATTGATGGGGAGAGCGCAGATAAATCTTTAGAGATTGATTTGACTTCAGCTTCGGGAGGAGAAAAAATAGAAAAAGGTAAAGCAATCTATGCCTCCAGCTGTCTTGCCTGTCACCAGGCTACAGGTACAGGTATTCCTTCAGTATTTCCTCCGCTTGCAAATTCAGACTATCTCAATAAAGATGTTCATAAAGCTATAGGTGCTGTGAAATTTGGGCTTTCGGGAGAAATAACTGTAAATGGTGCAAAATATAATAGCGTTATGCCTCCTCAAAATTTAAGTGATGAAGATGTAGCCAACGTCTTAACATATATCTATAGTAACTGGGGCAACAACAAGACTGATGTTACATCACAAATGGTTAAACAGGTAAAATAA
- a CDS encoding formylglycine-generating enzyme family protein: MKTISRLVIAIALAIQGTAYCQSGSMVKIKGGEFVPLYGTQSTEKINDFLMDVYPVTNASFLAFVKTNTRWKKSEVKRLFADENYLREWIDDETLSSNLKPNSPVTNVSWYAAKNYCECQGKRLPTVDEWEYAAMANKTKPDARKEASYNQYILGWYETPNTFNKEIGSTFKNYWGVYDLHGLVWEWTIDFNSVMVSGESRKDSTGDNNLFCGAAAVGATDLMNYAAFMRYAFRGSVKANYSIKNLGFRCVKDISTEAL, translated from the coding sequence ATGAAAACTATATCCAGATTGGTAATTGCCATAGCACTAGCTATCCAGGGCACCGCGTATTGCCAATCTGGATCAATGGTGAAAATTAAAGGAGGGGAGTTTGTACCTCTTTACGGAACTCAATCAACAGAAAAAATAAACGATTTTCTTATGGACGTGTATCCCGTAACAAATGCCAGCTTCCTTGCGTTTGTTAAGACCAACACTCGCTGGAAAAAATCTGAGGTAAAACGACTTTTTGCAGATGAAAATTACCTTAGAGAATGGATAGATGATGAAACTCTTTCTTCTAATCTAAAACCTAATTCTCCGGTAACCAATGTTTCCTGGTACGCAGCCAAGAATTACTGTGAATGCCAGGGGAAAAGGTTACCAACCGTAGATGAATGGGAATATGCAGCCATGGCTAATAAAACAAAGCCTGATGCCCGGAAAGAAGCCAGTTATAACCAGTATATCCTGGGCTGGTATGAAACACCTAACACCTTTAATAAGGAGATTGGTTCCACCTTTAAAAACTATTGGGGAGTTTACGATCTCCACGGCCTGGTTTGGGAATGGACCATTGATTTTAATTCTGTAATGGTTTCCGGCGAAAGCCGTAAGGATTCTACAGGAGACAACAATTTATTTTGCGGGGCCGCTGCTGTGGGAGCGACAGATTTGATGAATTATGCCGCCTTTATGAGATATGCGTTTAGAGGTAGTGTTAAAGCAAATTATTCAATTAAAAACTTAGGCTTTAGGTGTGTAAAAGATATCTCCACTGAGGCTTTATAA
- a CDS encoding SCO family protein, protein MKKLITVLVLGIFFSSCNKTDDGLVEKIAAEKVENKTEVLTAEVPELSIYNLPSTWTTQDSKDIELEDLRGKVLVMVMIYTECKAACPRLVADMRNIENKIPKEDLDKVRFIMVSIDPETDTPEHLKEFSKENLMEEKHWMFLRSTPEATREFAAVLAVSYKRISPIDFTHSNIISVFDTEGVLVHQQEGLGVDNKETIEAIHKEIIK, encoded by the coding sequence ATGAAAAAACTCATTACAGTACTCGTATTAGGAATTTTTTTTAGCAGTTGCAATAAAACAGATGATGGCCTGGTAGAAAAGATCGCGGCTGAGAAAGTCGAAAATAAAACTGAAGTTTTAACGGCAGAAGTGCCGGAGTTATCAATTTACAATTTACCCTCTACATGGACAACACAGGATAGTAAGGATATTGAACTTGAGGACCTTCGGGGAAAAGTGCTGGTAATGGTCATGATCTACACTGAATGCAAGGCTGCCTGTCCCCGGCTTGTCGCCGATATGAGAAATATCGAAAATAAAATTCCTAAAGAAGATTTGGACAAGGTGAGATTTATAATGGTAAGTATAGACCCCGAAACAGATACCCCCGAACATCTAAAAGAGTTTTCAAAAGAAAATTTAATGGAAGAAAAGCATTGGATGTTCCTTAGAAGTACTCCGGAAGCAACAAGAGAATTTGCGGCAGTTCTGGCCGTGAGTTATAAGAGAATTTCTCCAATTGATTTTACACATTCAAATATAATAAGCGTTTTTGATACTGAAGGAGTTCTGGTTCATCAACAGGAAGGACTGGGAGTAGATAATAAAGAAACTATTGAGGCAATTCATAAGGAAATCATAAAGTAA
- a CDS encoding GAF domain-containing protein, with the protein MQPTRETDNSLEEARIEALRKYEILDTPPDGSFDHITRLAARLLNVPIAIVSLVDTDRIWFKSRYGVEVQEIGREPGLCASAILTDDFYLVEDAKKDVRTLANPLVASEFGLQFYAAAPLKTRDGFNLGTLCIIDKKPRKLSFQDQKTLTDLAELVIQQMELRLEARIAVKHQHQILNITAHDLKNPLSIMPLLADLIIHNKENPAAIDDIAQQIKNA; encoded by the coding sequence ATGCAGCCAACCCGGGAAACAGATAACAGTTTAGAAGAAGCCAGAATTGAAGCACTTCGTAAGTATGAAATCCTGGATACTCCACCCGATGGCTCTTTTGATCATATTACCCGGTTAGCTGCCCGCCTCTTAAACGTTCCTATTGCAATTGTTTCTCTTGTGGACACTGACAGGATCTGGTTTAAAAGCAGGTATGGAGTGGAAGTCCAGGAGATAGGGAGAGAACCTGGTTTATGTGCCTCGGCAATATTGACAGATGATTTCTATCTTGTAGAAGATGCAAAGAAAGATGTGCGCACCCTGGCAAATCCTTTGGTAGCCAGTGAATTTGGACTTCAATTTTACGCCGCCGCTCCTCTTAAAACCAGGGATGGGTTTAATCTTGGAACCTTATGTATAATAGATAAGAAACCCCGAAAGCTTTCATTTCAAGATCAAAAAACACTTACAGATCTTGCCGAGCTGGTGATACAGCAAATGGAATTAAGACTGGAAGCCAGGATCGCTGTTAAACATCAACACCAGATTTTAAACATTACTGCACACGACCTTAAAAATCCTTTGTCCATTATGCCTTTACTGGCAGATTTAATTATTCATAATAAGGAAAATCCAGCCGCTATTGATGATATAGCTCAACAAATTAAGAATGCTTAG
- a CDS encoding cell wall metabolism sensor histidine kinase WalK: MAKTINDVLEAARQDTGRVQLRLKAVDMAILVKGVVTANQALAHNKDQVIKLESVKKSLVFGDQQRLSEVVDNLINNAIKYSPPGKEIHVHLKETKTAAVVEVLDFGPGLTKDDLKNLFRKFTSLSAQPTGGETSSGLGLSIVKHLVDAHRGKIEVTSKGPGKGTSFIVEIPKSES; this comes from the coding sequence ATGGCTAAAACTATAAATGATGTTCTGGAAGCCGCACGACAGGATACAGGCCGGGTTCAATTGCGACTAAAAGCTGTAGACATGGCTATTTTAGTAAAAGGGGTGGTTACCGCAAATCAGGCTCTTGCACATAATAAAGATCAGGTTATAAAGTTAGAATCGGTTAAGAAATCTCTCGTCTTTGGAGATCAACAAAGATTATCAGAAGTTGTTGATAATCTGATTAATAATGCCATAAAATATTCCCCACCTGGGAAAGAAATCCACGTGCATTTGAAAGAGACAAAAACAGCTGCTGTTGTTGAAGTTCTGGATTTTGGTCCCGGTTTAACAAAGGATGACCTTAAAAATCTTTTCCGAAAATTCACCTCATTAAGTGCGCAACCCACAGGAGGCGAAACTTCAAGCGGTTTGGGACTTTCTATAGTAAAACATCTTGTAGACGCCCATAGAGGGAAAATTGAGGTTACCAGTAAAGGTCCGGGAAAAGGAACTTCTTTTATTGTAGAAATTCCTAAATCAGAATCTTAA
- a CDS encoding AraC family transcriptional regulator, producing MRVSVKALPVHDIIKDLAKQWQVEIHEDSGELTIEIPEFLGTGFVRGTSFVSGMGIIEYKGTFLKNTEIIFTINDTHPLKFIFCSEGKVEQSFEEDPEVNTINTFQNVIISSSGNNGHILKFKAGETVHVTSIEIIRAIFSHRNNHHFHGLRPEMKQLFEDSVAEKKFFYQGNYSIKAADIVDQINDKEFTGFLRSLFLEGKLMEMLVLQIFQYEDDMRDDKLPQIIRRSDVEKVNKAKELITNNLDKNYSVEFLAKEVGTNINKLQEGFKYMFDLTVNKYMQQVKLDAAKDLLSNSEHNISEIVNLIGLNNRSYFSKVFKEKYGVSPNYFLQSRKEKAENDQ from the coding sequence ATGAGAGTTTCAGTAAAGGCATTACCCGTTCACGATATCATAAAAGACCTTGCAAAGCAATGGCAGGTTGAAATACACGAGGACAGTGGAGAATTAACCATTGAAATACCTGAATTCCTGGGAACAGGTTTTGTAAGAGGAACCAGCTTCGTTTCGGGAATGGGAATTATTGAATACAAAGGTACCTTCTTAAAAAATACCGAAATAATTTTTACTATAAATGACACTCATCCTCTCAAGTTTATTTTTTGTTCAGAAGGAAAAGTGGAGCAGTCTTTTGAAGAGGATCCCGAAGTTAATACGATTAACACCTTTCAAAATGTAATAATTTCAAGTAGTGGAAATAATGGACATATCCTGAAATTTAAAGCGGGGGAAACAGTTCACGTTACAAGCATTGAGATCATTCGTGCAATCTTTAGTCATCGAAACAACCACCACTTTCATGGTTTACGTCCCGAAATGAAACAGCTTTTTGAAGACTCTGTTGCCGAAAAGAAATTTTTTTATCAGGGGAATTACAGTATAAAAGCGGCCGATATTGTTGATCAAATAAACGATAAAGAATTTACAGGATTTCTAAGGTCACTTTTTCTGGAGGGTAAGTTAATGGAAATGTTAGTGCTTCAAATATTTCAGTATGAGGATGATATGAGAGATGATAAGTTACCTCAAATCATAAGACGGTCTGATGTTGAAAAGGTCAATAAGGCAAAGGAACTTATCACTAATAATCTTGATAAAAATTATTCAGTAGAGTTTCTTGCCAAAGAAGTGGGAACAAACATTAATAAACTTCAGGAAGGTTTTAAATATATGTTTGACCTAACAGTAAACAAATATATGCAACAGGTAAAACTTGATGCAGCTAAAGATCTCCTCAGCAATTCTGAGCACAATATTTCAGAAATAGTGAACTTAATAGGTTTGAACAACAGGAGCTACTTTTCCAAAGTCTTTAAAGAGAAATATGGTGTTAGCCCGAATTATTTCCTACAAAGCAGGAAGGAAAAAGCTGAAAATGACCAGTAG